A window of Mucilaginibacter paludis DSM 18603 contains these coding sequences:
- a CDS encoding LysR family transcriptional regulator, giving the protein MNIALHHFKLIETISKEGTLTKSALALHLTQSALSHQLKELESETDARIFERMGKRMQLTDIGTRFLQSAEKILTEIKSLEEDISNSKNGKTGKLNISTQCYTAYHWLPGIIKNYKTSSPNINIHIVSEASKRPLEYLLRGDLDVAIVRTQMANMHIFYEPVFDDQLMVVVSKNNPLAEKAFFEISDFENTELIMPSYDASYQDTPLIEHLIQIQQVKLKNLHRIHYTDATIEMVNAELGIGVMADWIVKPYLDHKDIVAIPISRAIARRTWYAATCKQSPAIQNFLLCLKQHFSKAALTNEYNIALTQTAQNLILQGQKAEIL; this is encoded by the coding sequence ATGAATATTGCACTCCATCATTTTAAGCTGATAGAAACTATTTCGAAGGAAGGAACACTCACCAAATCGGCCCTGGCGCTGCATTTAACGCAATCTGCGTTGAGCCATCAGCTTAAAGAGCTGGAGAGCGAAACGGACGCCAGAATATTTGAGCGGATGGGTAAAAGGATGCAATTGACCGATATTGGCACAAGATTTTTACAAAGTGCAGAGAAAATACTAACCGAAATCAAGTCATTAGAAGAGGATATCAGCAATTCAAAGAATGGTAAAACCGGCAAATTAAACATCAGCACCCAATGTTATACCGCTTACCACTGGCTACCCGGCATTATTAAAAACTATAAAACCTCGTCGCCAAATATCAATATCCACATTGTTTCCGAGGCTTCTAAGCGCCCTTTGGAGTACCTGCTTCGCGGAGATCTTGACGTGGCTATTGTACGCACGCAAATGGCCAACATGCATATTTTTTATGAACCCGTATTTGATGATCAGTTAATGGTGGTGGTATCTAAAAACAACCCGCTTGCCGAAAAGGCTTTTTTTGAGATATCAGATTTTGAAAATACCGAACTCATTATGCCGTCGTACGATGCTTCGTACCAGGATACCCCCTTGATAGAACATTTGATACAAATACAACAGGTTAAATTAAAAAACCTGCACCGCATACATTATACCGATGCCACCATTGAAATGGTAAACGCGGAGCTGGGTATAGGTGTAATGGCCGACTGGATTGTGAAGCCATACCTGGATCATAAGGATATAGTAGCCATACCCATTTCAAGAGCGATAGCCCGGCGCACCTGGTATGCGGCAACCTGCAAGCAAAGCCCGGCTATACAAAATTTCCTGTTGTGCTTAAAACAACATTTTTCCAAAGCCGCTTTAACTAACGAGTATAATATTGCACTTACTCAAACAGCGCAAAACCTTATTCTACAGGGCCAAAAGGCCGAAATTTTGTAA
- a CDS encoding DUF6515 family protein — protein sequence MKHFIKNMTALCIGAMSLLVIDAASAAGPGPRGGGMRGGGGFRGGPGFGFRGGIGFGYRPFWGGYYRYGYPSIGLSIGYLPYGYLPFYFGSDLYYCYDGIYYRQYDDNYQVVAPPLGAEVPKLPAKAKSIMINNEQYYVLNGVYYKEVAHQDGTKGYQIVGKDGVLNTGQAQAPAPPQVGDIVAQLPPDCHTVNIGGKKYFVSPDDVYYEEISDGTSTSYKIVGVPEDQGKPGAPNNPPGQYNQ from the coding sequence ATGAAACATTTTATAAAAAACATGACCGCGCTCTGTATCGGGGCGATGTCATTACTGGTTATTGACGCCGCGAGCGCTGCGGGCCCAGGGCCACGTGGCGGCGGCATGAGGGGTGGAGGCGGATTTCGCGGTGGCCCTGGCTTTGGTTTCCGTGGAGGCATCGGTTTTGGCTATCGCCCGTTTTGGGGTGGCTATTACAGATACGGCTATCCGTCTATTGGCTTAAGTATCGGTTATTTACCCTATGGCTATTTACCGTTTTATTTCGGCTCCGATCTGTATTACTGTTACGATGGAATTTATTACAGGCAATATGACGACAATTACCAGGTTGTAGCACCACCTCTGGGCGCCGAAGTTCCAAAACTTCCGGCTAAAGCCAAATCCATCATGATTAACAATGAGCAGTACTATGTTTTAAACGGAGTTTATTATAAAGAAGTAGCTCATCAGGATGGAACCAAAGGCTACCAGATTGTTGGTAAGGATGGTGTATTAAACACCGGGCAGGCACAAGCTCCAGCCCCGCCGCAGGTTGGCGATATTGTTGCTCAGTTACCGCCTGACTGCCATACCGTAAACATAGGAGGTAAAAAATACTTCGTATCGCCTGACGATGTTTATTACGAGGAAATTTCTGATGGTACATCAACAAGCTACAAAATAGTAGGCGTACCAGAAGATCAGGGTAAACCAGGGGCTCCAAATAATCCACCGGGACAATATAATCAGTAA